One Ardenticatenales bacterium genomic region harbors:
- a CDS encoding glycosyltransferase family 4 protein — MTTLVRVLHPITRLIIGGAQENTMLTAAMLNHDPTYRGRYAVDVVCGPQTGTEGSLIEETRSRGVPLTILPDLVRQISLSHDTRAFFKLRRMMRQGHYDIVHTHSSKAGVLGRLAARSAGIPHIIHTVHGWSFHDQMSPAQLRLYVALEKLGAWAGHVMIVVSPHDIDKGLAQGIGRRQDYVVIRSGVELDRFGHPQVSPEEMRARLGVPPTAPLVGSVTRLSPQKAPLHLVAAYAQTAAHCPQAWFVIVGDGPLRPDVEAALQTAGIADRTLLTGLRRDVPELMAAFDVFVLSSLWEGLPRVLPQAMATRLPIVATAADGSAEAIADGVNGYLVTRGDTAAMAERIAQLLADEALRQRMGAAGQARAAEFGAARMVSQIDALYQQLGFAPN, encoded by the coding sequence ATGACAACACTCGTTCGCGTACTACACCCGATCACGCGCCTGATCATTGGCGGGGCGCAAGAAAATACCATGCTCACGGCGGCTATGCTCAACCACGACCCCACCTACCGGGGACGCTACGCCGTAGACGTGGTCTGTGGACCACAGACGGGCACGGAAGGCTCGCTCATCGAGGAGACCCGGTCACGCGGCGTGCCCCTCACCATCCTGCCCGACCTGGTGCGCCAGATCAGCCTCAGCCACGACACGCGCGCGTTCTTCAAGCTGCGCCGCATGATGCGCCAGGGGCACTACGATATTGTGCACACGCACAGTTCGAAGGCGGGTGTGTTGGGGCGGTTGGCGGCAAGAAGTGCCGGCATTCCCCACATCATCCACACCGTCCACGGCTGGAGCTTCCATGACCAGATGTCCCCCGCGCAACTGCGCCTCTACGTCGCCCTGGAAAAGCTGGGCGCGTGGGCCGGCCACGTGATGATCGTCGTCTCCCCCCACGATATTGACAAAGGATTGGCGCAAGGAATTGGCCGCCGCCAGGATTACGTCGTCATTCGCAGCGGCGTGGAATTGGACCGCTTCGGCCACCCCCAGGTGTCACCGGAGGAAATGCGCGCGCGGCTAGGCGTGCCTCCCACCGCCCCCCTCGTCGGCAGCGTCACCCGCCTGTCGCCGCAAAAAGCCCCGCTGCACCTCGTCGCCGCCTACGCCCAAACAGCAGCCCACTGCCCCCAGGCCTGGTTTGTCATCGTCGGAGATGGCCCCCTGCGGCCCGACGTGGAAGCCGCACTACAAACGGCGGGCATCGCCGACCGCACCCTCCTCACCGGCCTGCGCCGCGACGTGCCCGAACTGATGGCCGCCTTTGACGTGTTTGTTCTCAGCAGCTTGTGGGAAGGGTTGCCGCGCGTGCTGCCCCAGGCCATGGCCACCCGCTTGCCTATTGTGGCCACCGCCGCCGACGGTTCCGCCGAAGCCATTGCCGATGGCGTCAACGGCTACCTGGTAACACGCGGCGATACGGCGGCGATGGCGGAGCGCATCGCGCAACTGCTGGCGGACGAGGCATTGCGGCAGCGGATGGGCGCGGCGGGCCAGGCGCGCGCCGCCGAGTTTGGCGCGGCGCGCATGGTATCCCAAATTGATGCTTTGTATCAGCAGTTAGGGTTCGCCCCAAATTAG
- a CDS encoding glycosyltransferase — MPILVDHLITDLESGGAQMALYRLVTRLDRELFTPRVVCLRGGDGPVGRKLRAAGVPVLDLRMTRKWRVDALALLYGRWRRERPVILHSWMFHATLIGRLVGRAAGIPILISARRNVNIGGPWRERLNRLTLPLDNAVIAVCETARAAEIAHGHVAPEKVTTIYNGVDLAEFPRASAEAGTRLRRVMHVPAFSPLIGVVGRLHPQKGHTYLLQALPAILQAIPDAHFLMIGDGELRQALAQEARQLGVARQVHWLGHRDDVPALLAGLDLFVLPSLWEGMPNVVLEAMAAGLPVVATGVDGTREVIVDGETGMLVGAGEVPALAQAIIHLLQDRDRAAALGQAAHAAVAAHFTLQRTVQQTEELYRRLLGE; from the coding sequence ATGCCTATCTTGGTAGATCATTTGATTACGGATTTGGAAAGCGGCGGGGCGCAAATGGCGCTGTACCGTTTGGTGACGCGGTTGGACCGGGAACTGTTTACGCCGCGCGTGGTATGTTTGCGTGGGGGAGACGGTCCGGTGGGGCGCAAGCTGCGGGCGGCGGGCGTGCCCGTGCTGGATTTGCGCATGACGCGCAAGTGGCGCGTGGATGCGCTGGCCCTTCTCTATGGAAGGTGGCGGCGGGAGCGCCCGGTCATCCTGCATAGCTGGATGTTTCATGCCACCCTCATAGGACGCCTGGTGGGGCGGGCGGCGGGGATTCCTATTCTCATTTCGGCGCGACGGAACGTGAATATCGGCGGCCCCTGGCGGGAGCGGCTAAATCGGCTGACGCTGCCGTTGGACAACGCGGTGATCGCCGTGTGCGAGACGGCGCGGGCGGCGGAAATCGCGCATGGGCACGTAGCTCCGGAAAAAGTGACGACGATTTACAACGGGGTGGACCTGGCGGAGTTTCCGCGAGCGAGCGCGGAGGCCGGGACGCGGCTGCGGCGGGTGATGCATGTGCCGGCATTTTCCCCACTCATCGGCGTCGTCGGACGGCTGCACCCGCAAAAAGGGCACACCTACCTGCTGCAAGCCCTGCCCGCCATTTTGCAGGCCATTCCTGACGCCCACTTCCTCATGATCGGGGACGGAGAGTTGCGGCAGGCGCTGGCGCAGGAGGCACGGCAACTGGGCGTGGCGCGGCAGGTGCATTGGTTGGGGCATCGGGATGACGTGCCGGCATTACTGGCGGGACTGGACCTGTTCGTGCTGCCATCGTTGTGGGAAGGCATGCCCAACGTCGTGCTGGAGGCCATGGCCGCCGGGCTGCCGGTGGTCGCTACGGGCGTGGATGGGACGCGGGAGGTGATTGTGGATGGCGAGACGGGGATGCTGGTGGGGGCGGGAGAAGTGCCGGCATTAGCCCAGGCCATCATCCACTTGCTACAAGACCGGGACCGGGCCGCCGCGCTGGGTCAGGCCGCTCACGCCGCCGTCGCCGCCCACTTCACCCTGCAACGCACCGTGCAGCAGACGGAAGAGCTTTATCGTCGGCTTCTTGGGGAATAG
- a CDS encoding C39 family peptidase, producing the protein MTVPHIPQRRESDCLAACAAMSLAAIGLQPDYDDLLSILDVKPWGTPHRNIQQLNHLIRDLLITYRQGALIDIFEAINDGMPVILFVWTEDLPYWVWETWHAVVLVGYDDQDFFINDPAFPTAPQIARHGDLELAWIANDAYYAVIRLGDRVIS; encoded by the coding sequence TTGACAGTTCCGCACATCCCACAGCGTCGTGAATCGGATTGCCTGGCCGCTTGTGCTGCCATGTCGCTTGCCGCAATTGGTTTGCAACCTGATTATGACGATCTGCTCTCAATCCTGGATGTCAAACCATGGGGAACGCCTCACCGTAACATCCAACAATTGAATCATCTCATCCGTGATTTGCTGATCACCTATCGACAAGGCGCACTGATAGATATTTTTGAGGCGATCAATGACGGGATGCCTGTGATTCTGTTCGTTTGGACAGAAGACTTGCCGTACTGGGTATGGGAAACCTGGCACGCTGTCGTCTTGGTGGGCTATGATGATCAAGATTTCTTCATCAACGATCCTGCTTTCCCAACTGCGCCCCAGATTGCACGTCACGGAGACCTGGAACTGGCATGGATTGCAAATGATGCGTATTATGCCGTGATCAGATTGGGGGATAGAGTTATCTCATAA
- a CDS encoding undecaprenyl/decaprenyl-phosphate alpha-N-acetylglucosaminyl 1-phosphate transferase, which yields MDTIIFVFLIALMVTGLSTPWVRRAAINLGFVDAPAQRKLHSTPMPLLGGVAIVLGATLAVLIFFRDAQVVRAPQVRGIVLGSGLMALVGLVDDRYGLPAWAKMLAQVVSVALLAYFDVRVKLPLPLWANYALTFLWIAGISNAINFLDNMDGLSAGISGVIAAFIMLLGALNNQYLVGGLAAAILGACLGFLRFNFKPAQIFMGDAGALFLGFLLAVLGIQLRFPENSNFVTWMVPLFLFGVPIFDMALVMFSRLRRGVSPNTAGKDHTSHRLVRLGFSQREAVLILYLFAGILGMIAIFITQAAVFEGYFIGGVVALLAAYAIWWLDTRVKPL from the coding sequence ATGGATACCATTATCTTCGTCTTTCTTATCGCCCTCATGGTCACGGGGCTGAGTACGCCGTGGGTGCGGCGGGCGGCGATCAACCTGGGGTTTGTGGATGCGCCGGCGCAGCGAAAGCTGCACAGTACGCCGATGCCGCTGTTGGGGGGCGTGGCGATTGTGTTGGGGGCAACGCTGGCGGTGTTGATTTTTTTCCGCGATGCGCAGGTGGTGCGCGCGCCGCAGGTGCGGGGGATTGTGCTGGGATCAGGGTTAATGGCGCTGGTGGGATTGGTGGATGATCGGTATGGATTGCCGGCATGGGCCAAGATGTTGGCGCAGGTGGTGAGCGTGGCGCTGCTGGCCTATTTTGACGTGCGCGTGAAGCTGCCGCTACCGCTGTGGGCGAATTACGCGCTCACGTTTTTGTGGATTGCCGGCATTAGCAACGCCATCAACTTCCTGGACAACATGGACGGGTTAAGTGCCGGCATCAGCGGCGTCATCGCCGCCTTCATCATGCTCCTGGGCGCGCTCAACAACCAGTACCTCGTCGGCGGATTGGCCGCTGCCATCCTCGGCGCCTGCCTCGGCTTCCTCCGCTTCAACTTCAAACCGGCGCAAATCTTCATGGGCGACGCCGGCGCCCTCTTCCTCGGCTTCCTCCTCGCCGTCCTCGGCATCCAGCTACGCTTCCCCGAAAACTCCAACTTCGTCACCTGGATGGTCCCCCTCTTCCTGTTTGGCGTGCCCATCTTCGACATGGCCCTGGTCATGTTCTCCCGCCTGCGCCGCGGCGTCAGCCCGAACACGGCGGGCAAAGACCACACCAGCCACCGTCTCGTGCGCCTCGGCTTCAGTCAGCGGGAGGCAGTCCTGATTCTCTACTTGTTTGCCGGCATCTTGGGCATGATCGCCATCTTCATCACCCAGGCCGCCGTTTTCGAAGGTTATTTCATTGGCGGCGTCGTGGCCTTGCTGGCCGCCTACGCCATCTGGTGGCTGGATACGCGGGTCAAGCCGTTGTAG
- a CDS encoding peptidylprolyl isomerase: MESKLSRWCDGLLEAGWLTVIVATPLFFDTFSARVFEPDKLTLLRSIAVIMSVTWLVKFIDLQGWRSWTRLRPRDGNTIWRIPFVLPVALLVISYLLSTLFSVTPQVSWAGSYQRLQGTYTTLSYIVVFALMAVTIRTREQVRRVVTAVIITSIPVSLYAMLQRRGLDPLPWGGNVQRRVAANMGNAIFVAAYLIMAVPLTAARIIDAFTNILDEADLSIADIVRSAIYIFALAIQLIAIYWSSSRGPWLGLGVGMFAFVLIVLVGLRGAAADRGRFRLRDVGQALLLVVGGAALLFLLFTLLIDGITATGRLASLAGPMGSFVSFAAALAVVVLTILVMVVARRGWRWLWFAWLLVTLVVGGWLVAFNLADQLGPEYAQRPVIGNVMQTLEEWRGLPAIGRLGRLLESESGTGRVRVLIWEGALQLIRPHTPLSYPDGTSDSFNFLRPLIGYGPESMYVAYNRFYPPELATVEARNASPDRSHNETFDALVITGLFGFLAWQALYLLVFYYSFSWLGVMRSRRDKLLLVGLWIGGAVLGGILLTLWLGPPFLGVAVPFGSIIGLIIYLIYYALFSHGLDTDKVVNPFQADRLLLTGLLAAVMAHYVEIHFGIAIAATRIHFFVYLALILMVGYVLPHARQEEEEAAPVEKTVATPSRKRRRGRARGNAAGVPVERRWIVPTVFATFILTLIIGILCFDFISFSLPSGQVIQSLADVPSAGEVFHQSFFVNTGHNFAASPFVYLMLTLTWALGSLICLSEMAKDGAFRNSPLSGMLPAGREKLAREKLAAVVFAAWGAGALLLRFLPTDTPPDTTGLIGRSLLLIWAAFCAYAALMLVRDAKQGRLAGGVVAGIGLALSFAMFGAATPGYALVFLVLSSGLLYWLWDPAWQKSIVPGLFMSISSLSAGLIYGLLQASQVRSSIIAPAGVTDQTPETVRRVLEAEQSAGFLTLFYVFVFSVIFLVSALVLWPRLRRLRQSGTMPAFIALLILIPLGFVAVYTTNIRIIHADIVYKRGDPWEKQATRSGQPQGWDNAIAIYERAIELAPREDFYYLFLGRAYLEKASLLSDDPVAQEQLLVTADKGLVEAQTINPLNTDHTANLARLNTRWADATAGAERETHVEDAKAYYAAALKLSPQNAVIRNERARLAYAFDRDCQSSIDLYNESATVDPYYASTRFERAEIQIACAGNSEGGQQTAYYQDAIASIEEGLALDDNDPRRWTQLAQVNEQLQQYDAALDAFDQARQRANNRFPAWQTTLAMADVAQKKGEIDLAISYARESLSNAPVEQQSQVQAYLSQLTGEPLPTPANPDTLPVSPESFTPLTGDRPLAAMEPVQRNNIFQSYPATIIDQAKIYEAAIVMDNGTMRFRLFPRQAPLTVNSFVYLATQGFYDGITFHRVLENFMAQGGDPTGTGTGGPGYTFANETGSGLEFDRAGLLAMANAGPDTNGSQFFITFAPQPSLNGGYTIFGELIDGEDVLRAISLRDPATNGPPGDVIQRIDIYVANAP; encoded by the coding sequence ATGGAATCAAAGCTCTCTCGCTGGTGTGATGGCCTGCTAGAAGCAGGCTGGCTGACCGTCATCGTCGCCACCCCCCTGTTTTTTGATACATTCTCCGCCCGTGTTTTTGAACCCGACAAGCTCACGCTGCTGCGCTCCATAGCCGTGATCATGTCCGTGACGTGGCTGGTGAAGTTCATCGATCTGCAAGGCTGGCGCTCCTGGACACGCCTGCGCCCCCGCGACGGCAACACCATATGGCGCATCCCCTTTGTCCTGCCCGTTGCCCTGCTCGTCATCTCCTATCTCCTCTCCACCCTCTTTTCCGTCACGCCCCAGGTCAGTTGGGCCGGCTCCTACCAGCGACTACAGGGAACCTACACCACGCTCTCCTACATCGTCGTCTTCGCGCTGATGGCCGTGACCATCCGCACGCGGGAGCAAGTGCGGCGCGTGGTGACGGCGGTGATCATCACGAGCATTCCCGTGTCGCTCTACGCCATGTTGCAGCGGCGTGGCCTGGACCCCCTGCCCTGGGGAGGTAATGTGCAGCGCCGCGTGGCCGCCAACATGGGCAACGCCATTTTCGTGGCCGCCTACCTGATCATGGCGGTTCCACTGACGGCGGCGCGCATCATCGACGCTTTCACCAATATCCTGGACGAGGCGGACCTGTCCATCGCGGACATTGTGCGCTCGGCCATTTACATTTTCGCCCTGGCCATTCAGTTAATCGCCATCTACTGGTCCAGCAGCCGTGGTCCCTGGCTTGGTCTGGGCGTGGGGATGTTCGCCTTCGTGCTGATCGTGCTGGTCGGACTGCGCGGCGCGGCGGCGGACCGGGGGCGCTTTCGTCTGCGGGACGTGGGGCAGGCGCTGCTCCTGGTGGTGGGCGGTGCGGCGCTCCTCTTTCTGCTGTTCACGCTGCTCATAGACGGCATCACGGCTACGGGGCGGCTGGCGTCCCTGGCCGGCCCCATGGGGTCGTTTGTCTCCTTCGCGGCGGCGCTGGCCGTTGTGGTGCTGACCATTCTGGTGATGGTGGTGGCGCGGCGGGGCTGGCGCTGGCTCTGGTTTGCCTGGTTGCTGGTGACGCTGGTCGTGGGGGGCTGGTTGGTGGCGTTCAACCTGGCGGACCAACTGGGGCCGGAATATGCGCAGCGCCCGGTGATTGGGAATGTGATGCAAACGTTGGAGGAGTGGCGTGGATTGCCGGCAATTGGCCGTCTCGGACGCTTGTTAGAATCAGAAAGCGGCACCGGGCGCGTCCGCGTCCTCATCTGGGAAGGCGCCCTGCAACTCATCCGACCACACACCCCCCTCAGCTACCCCGACGGCACCAGCGACAGCTTCAATTTCCTCCGCCCCCTCATTGGCTACGGACCGGAATCCATGTACGTCGCCTACAACCGCTTCTATCCGCCGGAACTGGCAACCGTAGAAGCCCGCAACGCCTCCCCCGACCGCTCCCACAATGAAACCTTCGACGCCCTGGTGATCACGGGGCTATTTGGCTTCCTCGCGTGGCAGGCGCTCTACCTGCTCGTCTTCTATTACAGCTTTAGCTGGCTGGGCGTCATGCGCAGCCGCCGCGACAAACTGCTGCTGGTCGGCCTGTGGATTGGCGGGGCCGTCCTGGGCGGCATCCTGCTCACCCTCTGGCTGGGTCCGCCATTCCTGGGCGTGGCCGTGCCCTTTGGCAGCATCATTGGCTTGATCATTTACCTCATCTATTACGCCTTGTTCTCTCACGGCCTGGACACCGACAAGGTGGTCAATCCGTTCCAGGCGGATCGGCTCCTGCTCACCGGGCTGCTGGCCGCCGTGATGGCCCATTACGTGGAAATCCACTTCGGCATTGCCATCGCCGCCACGCGCATTCACTTCTTTGTTTACCTGGCCCTGATTTTGATGGTCGGGTACGTTTTGCCGCACGCGCGGCAGGAGGAAGAAGAAGCCGCGCCCGTGGAGAAAACCGTAGCCACGCCCTCGCGCAAGCGGCGGCGAGGGCGCGCACGCGGTAATGCGGCAGGCGTGCCGGTTGAACGCCGGTGGATTGTACCCACCGTGTTTGCCACCTTCATCCTGACGCTGATCATTGGCATCCTCTGCTTTGACTTTATCAGCTTTAGCCTGCCCAGCGGCCAGGTGATCCAATCCCTGGCGGACGTGCCCAGCGCGGGCGAGGTGTTCCACCAATCCTTTTTTGTGAACACGGGGCACAATTTTGCCGCTTCCCCGTTCGTCTATCTCATGTTGACGTTGACGTGGGCGCTGGGGAGCCTGATCTGCCTCAGCGAGATGGCGAAAGACGGCGCGTTCCGTAATAGCCCGCTCTCCGGTATGCTGCCGGCAGGGCGCGAGAAGCTCGCGCGCGAGAAGCTCGCGGCAGTGGTGTTTGCCGCCTGGGGAGCCGGGGCGTTGCTGCTGCGCTTTTTGCCCACAGACACGCCGCCGGACACCACCGGGCTGATCGGACGCAGTTTGCTGCTTATTTGGGCCGCTTTTTGCGCCTATGCGGCGCTGATGCTTGTGCGGGACGCGAAACAAGGGCGGCTGGCGGGGGGCGTGGTTGCCGGCATTGGCCTGGCGCTCTCCTTTGCCATGTTTGGGGCCGCCACCCCTGGCTATGCACTGGTGTTCCTCGTTCTCTCCAGCGGGCTGCTCTACTGGCTCTGGGACCCCGCCTGGCAAAAGTCCATCGTGCCCGGACTGTTCATGTCCATCTCCTCGCTCTCCGCCGGATTGATATACGGCTTGCTGCAAGCGTCGCAGGTGCGTTCTTCCATCATTGCCCCGGCGGGCGTGACGGATCAGACGCCGGAAACGGTGCGGCGGGTGTTGGAAGCGGAACAGTCGGCGGGCTTCCTCACACTGTTCTACGTGTTCGTTTTCTCGGTGATTTTCCTGGTGAGCGCCCTGGTACTCTGGCCTCGGCTGCGGCGGCTGCGTCAATCGGGAACAATGCCGGCATTTATCGCCCTCCTCATCCTCATCCCCCTCGGCTTCGTCGCCGTCTACACCACCAACATCCGCATCATCCACGCGGACATCGTCTACAAACGGGGCGACCCCTGGGAAAAGCAAGCCACGCGCAGCGGCCAGCCACAAGGGTGGGACAACGCCATCGCCATCTACGAGCGCGCCATCGAACTGGCCCCGCGTGAAGATTTCTACTACCTCTTCCTGGGGCGCGCCTACCTGGAAAAAGCCTCCCTCCTCAGTGACGACCCCGTCGCCCAAGAGCAACTGCTGGTGACGGCGGACAAGGGTTTGGTGGAGGCACAAACCATCAACCCGCTAAACACGGACCACACCGCCAACCTGGCCCGCCTGAATACACGCTGGGCGGATGCCACGGCAGGCGCGGAGCGGGAAACGCATGTAGAGGACGCGAAAGCATATTACGCGGCGGCGCTGAAGCTGAGTCCGCAAAATGCGGTGATTCGCAACGAACGAGCGCGGTTGGCGTATGCGTTTGACCGGGATTGCCAGTCGTCCATTGATTTGTACAACGAATCGGCGACGGTGGACCCGTACTACGCCAGCACGCGCTTTGAACGGGCGGAAATTCAGATAGCTTGTGCCGGCAACAGCGAAGGCGGGCAGCAAACCGCTTACTACCAGGACGCCATCGCCAGCATCGAGGAAGGGCTGGCCCTGGACGACAACGACCCCCGCCGCTGGACGCAGTTGGCCCAGGTCAATGAGCAACTGCAACAGTACGATGCCGCCCTCGACGCCTTCGATCAGGCGCGCCAACGCGCCAACAACCGCTTCCCCGCCTGGCAAACCACCCTGGCGATGGCCGACGTAGCGCAGAAAAAGGGCGAGATTGACCTGGCTATCAGTTATGCGCGGGAGTCGCTCAGCAATGCGCCGGTGGAACAGCAATCGCAAGTGCAAGCGTACCTCTCTCAACTGACGGGCGAACCGCTGCCCACGCCCGCAAACCCGGACACGCTACCCGTATCCCCGGAGAGCTTCACGCCGCTCACGGGCGACCGTCCCCTGGCAGCGATGGAACCGGTGCAGCGCAACAACATCTTCCAAAGCTACCCGGCCACCATCATTGACCAGGCGAAAATCTACGAGGCGGCCATCGTCATGGACAACGGAACGATGCGCTTCCGCCTGTTTCCGCGCCAGGCACCGCTGACCGTTAACAGCTTCGTCTATCTGGCAACGCAGGGCTTCTATGATGGCATCACCTTCCACCGCGTGCTGGAAAACTTCATGGCGCAGGGGGGCGACCCGACAGGCACGGGCACGGGCGGTCCCGGATATACGTTTGCGAATGAAACCGGCAGTGGCCTGGAATTCGACCGCGCCGGTCTGCTGGCGATGGCCAACGCCGGACCGGATACCAACGGCAGCCAGTTCTTCATCACCTTTGCGCCGCAGCCCAGCCTCAACGGCGGCTACACCATCTTTGGCGAGTTGATTGACGGCGAAGACGTGCTGCGCGCTATCAGCCTGCGCGACCCGGCGACCAACGGCCCGCCCGGCGATGTCATCCAGCGCATCGACATCTACGTCGCCAACGCCCCTTAA
- a CDS encoding DNA adenine methylase, with translation MNVASVPLRSPFRYPGGKTWLVPTARLWLQACGGEGKVLFDVFAGGGIVGLTAIFENLVDHLILVELDDDVAAVWQVILSGDAGWLVDRILSFEMTVENARGAIAAADSSLRARAFATIVKNRVNRGGILADGASFVRHGENGKGIRSRWYPTTLRRRILAIDHIRERITFVHGDAFAVCRHHAHDPHALFFIDPPYVKAGRRLYRHSEIDHPALFAQASALKGDFLMTYDDHPEIRQLAATHDLQVGEISMKTTHHAQKRELLISRDLDWLTS, from the coding sequence GTGAATGTTGCTTCCGTACCGTTGCGCAGCCCGTTTCGCTATCCCGGCGGCAAGACGTGGCTTGTCCCGACGGCGCGCTTGTGGCTGCAAGCCTGCGGCGGCGAGGGGAAGGTGCTGTTTGACGTGTTTGCCGGTGGGGGAATAGTCGGGCTGACGGCGATTTTTGAGAATTTGGTGGACCATCTGATCCTGGTGGAGTTGGATGACGATGTGGCGGCGGTGTGGCAGGTAATCCTGAGTGGGGACGCGGGCTGGCTGGTTGATCGCATTCTGTCGTTTGAGATGACGGTGGAAAATGCGCGGGGGGCGATTGCTGCCGCGGATTCGTCGCTGCGGGCGCGGGCGTTTGCCACGATTGTCAAGAATCGGGTGAATCGGGGCGGCATTCTGGCGGATGGGGCCAGTTTTGTGCGGCACGGGGAGAATGGCAAGGGGATTCGCTCTCGATGGTATCCAACGACGTTGCGACGTCGTATTCTGGCTATTGACCATATTCGGGAGCGGATCACGTTTGTTCATGGGGACGCTTTTGCTGTATGCCGGCATCACGCGCACGACCCCCACGCCCTTTTCTTCATCGATCCCCCCTACGTGAAAGCCGGCAGACGCCTCTATCGCCATTCCGAAATCGATCACCCGGCCCTGTTTGCCCAGGCATCCGCGCTAAAGGGCGATTTCTTGATGACATACGACGACCACCCGGAAATCCGCCAACTGGCCGCCACTCATGACTTACAGGTGGGAGAAATCAGTATGAAAACGACCCACCACGCGCAAAAGCGGGAACTGCTCATCAGCCGCGACCTGGACTGGCTGACATCGTGA
- a CDS encoding spherulation-specific family 4 protein translates to MKGSKLTVGLFGLVLLAVLIAAQVPRWARGASAPETAEGGDPWVPLVYRLSPPGVAVGTNMYSDGTNVGIATTAPAARLDVNGTARIGGPLNMSGQQVNDVAAPAAPGDASNQAYVANRVAETTGILIPMYVYPANIFTNPVYNQLIALKKTYHDVPVYAILNPANGPGAVADGNYTAAIERLHGAGIFILGYVSTAYTARPYATVTADVDAWQTLYPDVDGIFFDEMTNDNNQGHVNYYQGLNNYAHAAGLYPTVGNPGAGTLEIYFSSNTADVIVIHENSSWPTEADLKGDYDGGYADYHYRQRAGLVYAQGMDTAQFQVLRHYLGLVYVTDDTLPNPWDTLSPHLETTLRLLSVSDSAEFAQDVVVHGDLSAAGGIILQAADGPNCFRLVVDNAGTLNTTPVSCP, encoded by the coding sequence ATGAAAGGTAGCAAATTAACCGTCGGGCTGTTTGGCCTGGTATTACTCGCTGTACTGATTGCCGCACAGGTTCCACGATGGGCGCGGGGGGCGAGCGCGCCGGAAACGGCGGAAGGGGGCGATCCGTGGGTTCCGCTGGTCTATCGCCTCTCGCCGCCGGGCGTGGCCGTGGGCACAAACATGTACAGCGATGGCACAAACGTGGGCATTGCCACCACGGCCCCGGCTGCCCGCCTCGACGTCAACGGCACGGCCCGCATTGGCGGCCCGCTAAACATGAGCGGCCAACAGGTGAACGACGTTGCCGCCCCTGCGGCCCCCGGCGACGCGTCCAATCAGGCCTACGTCGCCAATCGTGTCGCCGAAACCACGGGCATCCTGATTCCCATGTATGTCTACCCGGCCAACATTTTCACGAATCCCGTCTACAACCAGCTAATCGCGCTGAAAAAGACATACCACGACGTGCCCGTGTACGCCATCCTCAATCCGGCGAATGGTCCGGGGGCGGTGGCGGACGGGAATTACACGGCGGCCATTGAGCGATTGCACGGTGCCGGCATTTTCATCCTCGGCTACGTTTCCACCGCCTACACCGCCCGTCCTTATGCCACCGTCACCGCCGACGTGGACGCCTGGCAGACGCTCTACCCCGACGTGGACGGCATCTTCTTCGACGAAATGACCAACGACAATAACCAGGGGCACGTCAACTACTACCAGGGTCTGAACAACTACGCGCACGCGGCGGGGCTGTATCCCACCGTGGGCAACCCGGGCGCGGGCACGCTGGAGATTTACTTCAGCAGCAACACGGCGGACGTGATCGTGATCCACGAAAACAGCAGTTGGCCTACGGAGGCGGACCTGAAAGGGGATTACGATGGCGGTTATGCGGACTACCACTACCGCCAGCGCGCGGGGCTGGTATACGCGCAAGGAATGGACACGGCCCAGTTCCAGGTGCTACGCCACTATCTGGGGCTGGTGTACGTGACGGATGATACACTGCCCAATCCGTGGGACACGCTCTCGCCCCACCTGGAGACGACGCTGCGTCTGCTCAGCGTGTCGGATAGCGCCGAGTTCGCCCAGGATGTGGTGGTGCATGGCGACCTGTCGGCGGCCGGTGGGATCATTTTGCAGGCAGCGGACGGGCCAAATTGCTTCCGGTTGGTGGTGGATAATGCCGGCACGCTCAACACCACCCCCGTCTCCTGCCCTTGA